The Abyssisolibacter fermentans nucleotide sequence TTATTTTAAAACATAAATTTAAGGAGATGAGCTTAGTGAGGTATGTAAAAGCTGAAATGGTTTTACCTAATGATTTAGTGAGAAATATACAAAAGTATATTCAAGGTAAATATGTATATATTCCTTCTCAACCTCAAACTCGAAAAAAATGGGGAGAAGATTCAGGTAGTAGAGCTTATATACAAAATAGAAACGAAGATATTCGAAATAAGTATGAAAGTGGATATTCAATTCAAAATTTAGCACAAGAGTTTTTCCTTTCTATTCATAGCATTAGAAAAATTATATATACAAAATAAAGTTTGATATTAAGCTACTGCTCTTAAATGAGTAGCAGCTTTTTAATATAGTAGGAAACAAGCATGATAAATCAATCACCAACTAGAATGAAAACGAAGACAGTTCTTAGGTATAAATTATCATAAAATAAGAAATAGCTTAAATAACGAGCTAAAAAAGTCAAAGAACTTTGTGGTAGGAAAAAACTCCGTCTAGGAAACTGATTATAGTAATCTGTTGGTACCAAATAATGTGTCTAGAGCACGTGTAGGAAAATTCTTAATTAACCAATGATTACTATAAAGCTCGTTAAATTAAGGATGGTGATTGTATGGAAGACATTCTAGAAATATGTGCTGGATTAGATGTACATCAAAAAAATATAGTAGCATGCGTGTTAGATGGAACATTAAATAAACGACCTAAAAAGGAAATAAAATCATTTGGCACAGAAACAGAAGAACTACTAAAATTATTAGATTGGTTAGAGGAAAAGAAATGTAGTCATGTGGCAATGGAAAGTACAGGAGTTTATTGGAAACCAGTATGGAACATATTAGAAACAGGTAATTTTGAACTTATATTGGCAAATGCACATCAAATCAAGAATTTACCTGGAAGAAAAACAGATGTAAAAGATGCGGAATGGATAGCTAGTTTGTTTAGGAGTGGATTGGTTAACAAAAGTTTTGTACCAGAACAACCTATTCGAGATTTAAGAGATTTGACAAGATATAGAAAGAAGATAATATTCTCAATAAATAGAGAAAAGAATAGAGTGCACAAATTACTACAAGACTGTAATATAAAAATAACAAGTCAACTATCAGATATTTTCGGAGATACAGGAAGACAGATAATAGATCATATAATGAATAATAGGCACATTGGAAGAAATGAAATAGAAGAAATGGTTAAAGGGAGAGGTAAAGGAAAAATAAAGACAAAAGTTGATGATATATTAAAGTCTGTTAATGGAAATGTAAGAGAACATCATAGAGTTATGATTAGGTTTAGTTATGAACATGTAGAATTTCTTGAAAATAAACAAAAAGAGATTGAAAAGCTCATTGATAAATTAGTACAACCTTATACAAAAGAAATAGAGATATTAAATACTATACCAGGAGTGAGTAAAAATTCAGCATCAATAATTATAGCAGAAATAGGTGTAAATATGGAACAATTTCCAACAGACCACCATCTATCTTCGTGGGCGGGATTAAGTCCAGGAAATAACGAAAGTGCAGGTAAAAAAAAAGAAGCAAAACTGTGTCGGGAAATAAACATTTAAAAACAGTTTTATGTGAATGTGCATGGGTTGCAAGTCATACAAAGAATACAAGATTGTCAATAACATACTGGAAATGGATAAGAAGAATGGGAAAGAAAAAAGCTAATATAGCACTAGCTAATCTAATGTTAAGAATATGTTATCACATGATAAAAAATCAAACTGAGTATAAAGAAGTAGGAGATTTATACTATAAGAAGAAGGAATTAAATAAAGAAAAAAGACTTATTGAAGAATTAGAATCAAGGGGATATGCAATAGCAAAAGCAGACTAAAGCAATAAATATAAAGGAATAAAGAAGCACATTTTTATAAGAAAAATGATGGGCTTTATTAAGTGATGCCTAAAGTCCATCACGAGGGTCAATGTTTTCGTAGGAAAGTTCTGCTTTTTCAATAAGAGTTAAAAAAATTGCTAGTAGTTAGGGTTAGCCTTTGAAGTAAGTGTAGCTCAATGTTTGTGGACGGTTAGAATACATTACCAAATG carries:
- a CDS encoding CD3324 family protein, which gives rise to MSLVRYVKAEMVLPNDLVRNIQKYIQGKYVYIPSQPQTRKKWGEDSGSRAYIQNRNEDIRNKYESGYSIQNLAQEFFLSIHSIRKIIYTK
- a CDS encoding IS110 family transposase; protein product: MEDILEICAGLDVHQKNIVACVLDGTLNKRPKKEIKSFGTETEELLKLLDWLEEKKCSHVAMESTGVYWKPVWNILETGNFELILANAHQIKNLPGRKTDVKDAEWIASLFRSGLVNKSFVPEQPIRDLRDLTRYRKKIIFSINREKNRVHKLLQDCNIKITSQLSDIFGDTGRQIIDHIMNNRHIGRNEIEEMVKGRGKGKIKTKVDDILKSVNGNVREHHRVMIRFSYEHVEFLENKQKEIEKLIDKLVQPYTKEIEILNTIPGVSKNSASIIIAEIGVNMEQFPTDHHLSSWAGLSPGNNESAGKKKEAKLCREINI